The genomic segment TTAGGAAAAAATTCGGCGAAAATTTAATTATAGTTGACGCTAAGCAAAGATTCCTTGAAAAGCTTAAAGATGTTGAGGATCCCGAAAAGAAAAGAAAGATTATTGGCAATGAATTCATAGCAGTTTTTGAAGAAGAGGCAAGAAAAATTCAAAATGTTGACTATTTGGTACAGGGCACTCTTTATCCTGACGTAATTGAAAGCGTTTCCGTAAAGGGTCCTTCGGCCGTTATAAAAACGCATCATAATGTCGGGGGCCTGCCCGAAAAAATGCATTTGAAACTTATAGAACCACTAAAGTTCCTTTTTAAAGATGAGGTCAGGATTCTTGGCAAAGAACTAAAAATCCCTACTGAAATACTAACCCGTCATCCCTTTCCTGGGCCGGGAATGGCTGTTAGAGTGCTTGGCGAAGTTACATGGGAACGCCTTGAAATACTTAGAAAAGCGGACTTTATTGTTGAAGAAGAAATCAGGAAAGCTAAACTTTACGAAAAACTCTGGCAGGCTTTTGCGATTATTCTTCCCATTAAAACAGTAGGTGTTATGGGTGATGCACGAACTTACGAGAACGTAATTGCTTTAAGAATAGTTGAATCTGAAG from the Elusimicrobiota bacterium genome contains:
- the guaA gene encoding glutamine-hydrolyzing GMP synthase, which translates into the protein RKKFGENLIIVDAKQRFLEKLKDVEDPEKKRKIIGNEFIAVFEEEARKIQNVDYLVQGTLYPDVIESVSVKGPSAVIKTHHNVGGLPEKMHLKLIEPLKFLFKDEVRILGKELKIPTEILTRHPFPGPGMAVRVLGEVTWERLEILRKADFIVEEEIRKAKLYEKLWQAFAIILPIKTVGVMGDARTYENVIALRIVESEDAMTADWAKIPYDVLGRISNRIINEVKGVNRVVYDISQKPPATIEWE